One part of the Bacteroidia bacterium genome encodes these proteins:
- a CDS encoding NifU family protein produces the protein MIYTEITPNPSSLKFVVDRHLIKNGNSADCPTVEETENVPVAKKLFDFKFVERVFVGANFITITKDAAFQWEEIIPIVKDFLKAFFESGQEAVTGPYTEAPVQEEIDESDVTQRIKALLASHVRPAVASDGGDIIYDDFVDGILKLRLQGSCSGCPSSTLTLKNGIEGLMTRMIPEVKSVEAI, from the coding sequence ATGATATATACAGAAATCACCCCCAATCCCTCTTCCCTGAAATTTGTGGTAGATCGCCATCTTATCAAAAATGGCAATAGCGCAGATTGTCCTACTGTGGAAGAAACGGAAAACGTACCCGTTGCAAAGAAACTCTTTGATTTCAAGTTTGTAGAACGTGTATTCGTTGGGGCTAACTTTATCACTATCACAAAAGACGCAGCTTTCCAGTGGGAAGAGATTATCCCCATTGTAAAGGATTTCCTCAAAGCTTTCTTTGAAAGTGGTCAGGAAGCGGTTACAGGCCCTTATACCGAAGCTCCTGTACAAGAAGAAATAGACGAAAGTGATGTAACGCAAAGAATCAAAGCCCTGCTAGCTAGCCATGTTAGGCCTGCAGTTGCTTCAGATGGGGGAGACATCATTTATGATGACTTTGTAGATGGTATTCTAAAGTTGCGTTTGCAAGGAAGTTGCTCCGGTTGCCCTTCATCAACTCTTACGTTGAAAAATGGAATCGAAGGACTCATGACTCGCATGATTCCTGAAGTTAAGTCTGTAGAGGCTATCTAA